agttcaagctctggttttcccagtactgatgtatggaagtgagagctggaccataaagaaggctgatcgccggagaatggatgcttttgagttatggtgctggaggagactctggagagtcccatggactgcaagaagatcaaaccgatccattctgaaggaaatcagccctgagtgcccactggaaggacagatcgtgaagctgaggctccaagactttggccacctcatgagaagagaagactccctggaaaagaccctgatgctgggaaagatggggggcacaaggagaagggggcgacagaggacgagatggtgggacagtgttctcgaagctacaaacatgagtctgaccaaactgcaggaggcagtgggggttggactaggtgatcccgggggtcccttccaactctacaattgatgCAGTGTTTCTGTGAATGTGTGAGAGAAGACTATAGACGTGttgtaagaaaaaaataatctcaTTTCTGGGGTCCCGTATAGAGCCCCTTGGGAAGGTCTATATGGGTTTGAGAGAAGaagcagaggccaaccagaatATATGGAAGCAAAGCTATATAGAATGTATAGACTTAAATTATCATCTTATTTCTTGTGTAAATAATAAACTTTATTGTTTTACCTGTACCCGGTTATTTGACTTATATACGTACTATGTAGATCACGGAAGGGCATCATGCAATGTGTGTGGGGGAAACACCATTTGACAGCTTTTATGAATGAGCCCTCATTCACTGAATGGAGTGGATTGACATTGTGAATTGGTGTTATTCATTATAGATACAGTAGATGGCGCTGTGTAGCTGTCAGAGCTCTTTCGCTGCTGGGAAAGGATAAAGTAACTTTATACATAAGTATCATTTATTATACCTATTTTCATTCGGCTGAAGAGAATTTCTTATAACGGACACACAGCTCCTGCAGGAAACACCGTCCTGGGGAATGAGGAGGTTCTGGAACGTTGCCTTGGTTGGAGAGTTCTAGGTTGGCTGTGCTCACAATAGGTTACCAAGGGCGCTGGGTAGAGGAAAGATGCAGCTGGAACCTGGGCAGTACAGAGGGATGGACGCCTGCTGGCACTGACCATGGCTGGTGGGTACCAGCTTTGGGCACCCTGGTCTCCTCTTGATGAGTCCCTGCAATGGCTGAGGGGTGCCCGGTCTGTTGGCACCAAGCACCCCTTCCGAAGTGGGCAGAGCCCAGCAGCAGCTGACCTGGAAGTGCAGCTTTGCTTCCAGGGACTTAGCCTGGTGTTAGAGCCTGGTGCAAAGACGGGGGCAGGGCAGCCGCGACCTCCTGGAGCCGCAGGAGAGACAAGGGGGCGCTCCAGCAGTGTGCACAGGCCACAGGTCGTGCGCCTCTCAGGGCTTGACTCTGTCTTTGGACACCTCGTGACAGCACAGCCCCCACGCTGGACTGGCTCTCTCAGGGTTTCTGAGCCCTCGGCCTTCAGTCAAGTCATAAGTCCCCGCCAGCGCTGGCCCCGTGGACTCCAGGAGCCACAAGTGCGCGTGGCTATGGCCATGTGCCGACAGATGCTGCGAGCCATCCTTCTTCTCTATGCTGTCTACAAGAAATGTGCTTTTGCCCTGCAGCATTCCCGCTGAGAAACTTTCCTGACTAAGAAGGGTCATGGCTACGTGGCGCCTTAGCAGATCCCTGTACATGTGCCCCAGCAGGCTGGCCTATTTCCTTACTCCCCAAAGAACCAGCAGCCTCTATTTCTCAGTCATGTTCCTCCCATTGAGAGACAAAACTTAGTTACCAGTGTCAGACTATAAGGTGTCAGTCCATGGAGGGACACACTTCTCAGTTTGCAGAGTCCACCATATGGCCTTTGATCCCCTACAAAGAAGAACGGACAAAGGGTTCTGTAGAAACTCTGAAGCTATCACCCTTGCAATATGAGTGGCTCTTCAATGGAAGGAGCAGGTCAGATACCAGAAGagtataaaaataaatagttCGAGAGCAGTGGAACTTGGATCTAACTTGAATTTTCCCTCTTCCTCATTGATTTATGATATTCAGAGACATGTAGGTTAAATATAATTTGTACATCCTTAGGAGTAAAGGAGATTATTTCCCCCAAAGCTGCCAACCTCTTGTTTTCAACGTGCTAAATGGAGCCTGtagggaaaatattttaaaatggaagcGGAAACCTATTTGTGAAGCAGAGAGACTTTAAATTTTCAGCACTGGAGAAACATTCTGCTCTactgaatgaaaatgaaaaacaattgTAAAATTAGTTCAAATATTCATTAGCCAACAAAGGATAATATGTGGAACTGAAGACCACACAGCCATGTTTGTGGATTGTCAGGTGGAGGAGTTTGTAGagcatatatagatagatagatataaccTTTGGCTACGAAAACTCATCTGCCAACCTTCCTCAGCTAATCAAGTGCAGAAATATTTTGATGGTGAATTATCCCCTGTGTCATCTGCCAGTTTTGCCAACTCAGTCTTCCTCTAGATAATTTATGTATAACTAGAAGCACTAGACCGTCCCCCAGTCACCCCCACACAACACAGCAAGGATGGAATAACAAAAGCCCCACAAATGGAGGCCTAAGGTTGTGGCTCAGGTGGGCCTTGATTGACCAGTGGCACTCACAAGCCCCTCCAATCAGTCAGAGAGAGGTGCTTGAGCCCTTTTGAAAGTTGGCAGGGGGGTACCACCTGGAGCtattcccccccttccctgcaGTTAGAGTACTCAGGGGATTGGTGCTGGTTTATTTAGGACAAAAGTTTGGAGTGTGGCTGGGTTCTTGTTTCAGCATCTGGGGCTACATTAGCCCCCTTCAATTCCTAAAGCTGCTTGTCCAAATTCAGTGATGCCCCCTGCCATATCTACGCTTTGGACGTGGAACTCTTTAAGCACTCAGAGTGGGTGACTGAGATGCAGTTAGAGGAATGAGCTGTTCTGGGGTTGGTTGCTATCTGGCAGCAAGAACCCCTCTGTGGAGGGTGGCGACTGGTGGGCATTAATCCTCCCTCCTTGCCATAGGCCAGCCTGCTACCTAAGACTGCCCAAGACCCCCCCAGGCCTCCATCCTGATGGATAAGCAGCATACCATTATGGATATGCCAGGATGCTTGCTCATTTGGAATGGGGAAATGGGATGTTAATGCCACATGTCTAATGGGAATGGggcttttgaattctgaattacAGCTAATGTAGTTATTGCTCACTTTTGTAGGATTCTAATCCACATGGGAATTGCAATTATTCAGTTGCTGAGGAGAAAGCCATTGGCTCTGTGTGCTTGGAAGTTAAAAGTTGAGTTATGCTGGGAAACTGGTGGGTGAAGGTAGGGGAAGGGCACGTGAGGTGGAGGGAGAGTAGAAcgctccattgcacaagtggaaatctttGCATCGGGCTTCCACTGACAGGACTAGTcagttgaatcccaccctatACGTCCAGATAGAACAACACTAGAGAATCTGATATTGCAGAACACGCCCTTACAGCCACCTCTGCCATGGAGGTCCACTGGGGTTAGAAGTGAGGGGCAATGTTTGTAGGTATGTGCCTTGCTTCATGCTTTTGAAAACCAGGGCAATCATGATTGACAGCTAGATGATAACTTACCAAGGAGGATGGCAGAGGACTGTTGGTTGGAGGTGGTTTCTGGACAGTGCTGTGGAGTCACAGGGATGCTGGTTTGGTGCGTGATGTGCTGGGCATCATACAGTGGAGTCTGCTGTTTGAGCCAGCTCTTCTAGATGATTTAAAATGTGCAGCTCTGTCTTTTCAGGGATTGGTGTTGCCTCAAGGGGCTAGTGACAGTGTTAGAGGGCTCCAGAGATCCCTTGGCCTCTTTATGAAGGCTGGTTTAGAGGTGGCTTCTATAAAAGTGGGGACAAAGGGGATCCTGGAGAGAGAAGCGCAGATCCCTTTACTGGATGCACCTGAGATCAAAATACAGGGAACCAGTAAGTTCTCCAAGACAGCACCCGATATACTCCTGCCTGAACTTGAAAATCTCCTGTGTATTTCTTACCTTATACCAAGGATAACAGTTTGCATCTGGATCACCATGCAAAGGAGTTTTTCTGtgaagcccacccacccacccacccactgaatAGAAGGAAGGGGGGGTACCTGGTGGTCTTCATTGACCAATGCTGCCACCAGCCTTTCAGACACAGCTTTTGTGTGAGTGTTTTTGCGGAGTCTCCCCCAGGAATTTCTTGGCTGCAAGTTCTCAGTCATCAGATTTCATTGAGCTGGTCACATCACAGGCAAACATGTACCATACACCACTTGCGATAAGGTTGTTATCCAGTATATCCTGTGTCATCTGTACATCCATTTTCACAACGCACTCACTATAGCAACTGGCATACTAGGTGGGGATCAAGTGAGGAATTgtgggggagaagaggaattTCCTACTGAAGACTGGGAAACTTAAAATGCCTATTGAAACAGCCGCGCTTAAAGGGAAAAGCTGTTGATTGTGTGCAGCTTACAGGCATTGCATGAATAAACAAACTTATCCACCCTTTGGAGCAAACGGTGATCTAGACTTTTGCATTATGGATATGCATGTCAAATTCTGTCTTTTTCAGTGATTTGTAATATACCGTTTTTGACTGGAAACCTTTTGCATGACACACTCCAATAAATGGTTTGCGCTTTTGCTTGGTGTCTTTGTGGTCAACTCTTCTGTGAGGCAAAGGTTTTACTTACACAGGTTGAGACCTAAGGGAAGCTGAGGCTCACAGAGAGGGGGACTCACTCACAACCACCAaatttctgtgttgttgtttgttgtttagttgtgtccgcctcttcgtgaccccatggaccagagcacgccaggcacttctgtcttccactgcctcccgcagtttggtcaaaatttcTGTCAAATTTCTGTGTAgcaacttcaaaacaaaacaaaaattctccACAAAGGAGTGATGAGCAAGAAATGTTTCTGTACCCCCTTGGGTGGGTTTGGGGGCAAGGTGGGCATTGCCATGTGCAGGTAGGAATATCCCTGGCCAGCAGGAGGAGCTCTGCATGCAAACTACTTCTGTGTGCGCCGTTCTTCAGCCCAATCCATGACAAGGGGAGCACATGGGCAAGCagtctggaaataggagtgcagCGGAATGATGGCAAGGGGAAGCAGAAAGAACCACAGGGGGAGTCGAAAATGGGTTGTACTTGGTCCAGTACCAAGTAATGCTGTCAGTACGGGGATTTAAGCTTGTGCAAACTCACCCCCATGCCCATTAGAAACAGATTTTGGGGTTTCCCCTACCCTCATGAACAGAATTGGGAAGAGGGGAAATTTTTTATTGCTGTACCAACATCTATTTCACTAATGGAAGAATTGTTCTTCCtggagcattagctttttttgctgctgcatcacactgttgactcgttaaacttgtggtccaccaaaacccttagatccttttcacatgtactgcaagTAAGCCAGGTGTtacccatcctatatttgtgcatctggttcttcctgcctaagtgcagaaactgacatttgtccctattgaaattcattttgttagcttgtgccaaATTCTTCAATCTGTtatggtcattttgaattctgagtctttattctgcagcattagctccctctcccagtttggtgtcagctgcaaattggatgagcgtCCTCTCAATTGCTCATCCAGGTTTGAGTCCCAACTGATATCGGGGAAATTGAAGCCCGCATGAATTACTGGCATAACTGGCTGTTCGATCTCTTGGGAGGCTGCCATATTTCATCGCTGGAAGCTGGAAGATGTCCAAGGCGCAAATTTGGCAACTCTCCAAAGTCAGTCTCGTCAGCCGGAAGCCCCTGTCTCCTAAAATTAAAAAGATTTggcaaaaaaggaaacaaacaggcGTGTTCTGGACAGAAAGAGttaaaagaaaaatctgctaAACTACACAGTCGCTGGAAGCCAAGTTTTGGACTTCAAAAAGACTCCTATCTTGTCTTGGTGAATGAGGTGAGAGGCTACTGTGTTTTTGTATTCGTTATATCTGCTATTTCATGATTTGGTGAACCTCACCAAGAAATAATTAATTATCCAAAGGATTGCAGGAGGCATAAAATAATTGGACGTATTGGCATCATCACAGTCCTCAGCAGAGACCCCTGATCGAAACTGGCAGAGTAAGATCAGATATGATCAGGTAAGCTCGGGCAGAGCAGGGAAGATGGCAACGGTAGAAGCTCTGACGCAGAAAGAAAAAGGTTATGATCAGAAAAAGTCTCCTTTAATGGGGGGAGattggagattttttttattggaaTTACAAAAGGGGTGTACTTTACAGAGGGTGCATTTGCTTGCATGGAATATTATGACATACAGTTTGAAAAGAGAGTGATGGTAAACTCTGGATGCCTGCCAGCTGTCCAAGGGCCCCGGAGAGCTGGCGTGGGTTTTTATGCGGAAACCAAAACAATCTTTGTGTAACTTACTGATTGCCAAGTACTCCCCTACAGTACATTTGAAATATCGGCTGGTTTAGAAAGATCAAAAGTTGTTAATTAATTTCAACCTTGGATGGAAGCTCAGAGCCTATTAGAGCAACAATCAGCAGAAAAAGGAGGGGTCATTGAAGGAAGTCTGTGCTTCAAAATATTAAGACTGAACAATGTGGAAAAAGCCCCTGCATGATTATAGAAATAAGGAATGGTTAAATAAAACAAGATTGAGAGTTATACCAGTGACTGACTGATAGAGAGAGGAGATTGTCAATATCAGGATTGGAAAATTGTGAAGTAACAAAGAAGATAGCAGAAAGATAAAGGATGGATATTTAGCTCTTGAAatccagaacatgggaagtcccattgaaattaaataaTTCGGACTCTATaattggctgtattgtttttggtttttgaatgtggtAAGATTTGGCTTGATTTGTTATTAATATGAATGTTTTTCCCCTCtttattggaaaatgaataaaatgttttttaaaaaaaaaggaaaaaggagggccAGATGAGCCTTGGGCTGAGCTTTGTTGGCTTTGGTTGCTGTTGTGGCCCCAACTGCTTAGAGTGTTTTAAATGGCCTTTAGcgttttaataattttaaattgttttcaactgttttcaACCTGTTTTATAAAGGCTCTTTGGGGGATGTGCctcggaggagaggagaggagcagggCCCCTCAATCACAGTGGTTTAGGGTAGGGAGAGGTATGGAGGGGGGCAGGCCAGGTAAGGGGCGCAcgtgccagcccctcctccaacctggggaaTTGTGCTGGTCCTATCAGCCAGCCCTCAGGTCTGTGACTATTGCTGAATGCCAGGGCAGCTCAGAAtaagatttaaataataataatacaaggtataccaccctataccagcAGGTCTCGGGGcgcttcacagaataaaatcataaTATTAAAACAGGAAATACATAAGATCTCCCTCACCATGATCTGATTATAGATGAGGATGTTGATCTGGCCTGTgtcactgagacctgggtggatgagcagggtggagttggtctcGCTCAActgtgcccacctgggtacttggtgcagcatcagggcagacttgGGGTTCAGGGAAGGGTACTTGCTGTGGTCTATAgagattctttctctctctctctccatgctcTCTGTCCAGCTAAGGGGCaatactgtgttgttgtttttaaagtgttttactgGAAGTTCCCTTAAGCTctggccaaaaaaagaaaagaaatgttctGTATATTTTCTGGCCACCAGCAATGGGGAACTGAAAGCATTGCTTAAACAAATCCATACCACGAGAACAAGATTTGATTCAGTTGAGCAATTGGGGAAATAAGGAATATTTCCAAAAACTGTTTGCAAAGTTAGAACTTCCCCATTTTTAAAGCTCAAGCACAAAGACATGGGACCAGAAGGGCCCTGGGCTCCGACTTACATGCTGTTTTAGGTTTCATGTCTGATGTGTCATTCCCTCTCTCTCATCCATCATGCCCCTGATCCCCATGGCCCAACCCTGCTTAAACCCAGCAGTACCCCTCAACTTAAGAGGAGAGACGTGTGTTGCTTGATATGGCTATCTTGACGTTTGAGTTTCCCCCTCAGCTGACAGCTTCAGGAAGGGAGTTGCACCTGATGTAGGGAGAAAGGGCTCTTCCTCAGCACTGCAGACCCCGTCCAAATCAAGGCAATTCTGGTCCTTTGGAGGGTTAATAGAATGCCTGGAAAACTTCATAATAATAGGATGTACCAGAAGTAATAAGCAGGAGAAAGTCAGTCAGGAAGTAATGGGAATATTATAGGGTGTGTTCCGATTTTAAATTGACTGCAAACTTGGGGCCCATTTCCCAATCTATCTGACATTTGTAAGTCACCCCAGAAATCTGTCACTATCTGCATAAGGTCATGAGTTTAGACAAGAGCTGGGAGCTGAGTGGTGGGAGAGATGGCAAGGAAGCATGAAGGTAGACTGCGGGAAATtatgatgtgtatgtgtgtggcagTGCGTTGCTGCTGTCGCAGCAAGATCACATGTGTGAGAAGTGatttttctggtgtgtgtgtgcccataCAGCTCCTTGCCGGGGTGCAAGGGACCTAGGTACGCCTCTGCACCTCCCTGCAAATTATGATGAGACGATGATGCTTAACCTAATTCTGTTATTTCTATTTACCAATCAAGCAAGAAAAGAGTTTTGTTTATGTTCCGTTTATTGAAGATTTTCAAGCAGAGAAGCTCTCAATCCAAAGCAAGATGACTCACCACCCCAGacacacttaaaaataataatcactttCCCTCATCTATAAAGAGGGCCATTTCCCTCCACCGTGGGGTGGGGCACAACATGCCAATGCTAGCCCAGAAAGAAGCAGCTGGGTCTTGATTATATGGCAGCAGGCAGACGTTTCATCAAAGGGGATCTCAAGAGAAATGCTGGAATTCATTCAGGACCATGGAACTCAGAGTCTGCAACCTTTTGTCCACGCTGAGAGATCTTGTCCTTTGCAATGATTCCTCCAAGCAACCCTAAAAGTCAGAATAAGAGCAAAAAATGAAGCAAGGGAAGCCACATGACTGTTGCTTGGATAACTAACTACAAGTGAGGTGGATCTTCTTTAAAAGCTCCACAACATTTCCAAGTGAGGCATTTGTGTCAGCTGCAGGGTCATTCTCTGCTGATGATCAGTTTAAGCGGTCAACGGGAAGTTTACCTATTAACAGCCCATGATGCCCTTCTAGCAAAATTTTgcttcccatcccatcccatggAACTTtactgctcagtcatggatactcaactgctcaactgcctcattccttgagtctgAGCAACTGAATCTGGATCCACCTCccatgtgccggttcatgactaggggcttccagatttcacggtCCTGCcactgaggacttcttggatcattctttgtctagctcctcccctttgaccctACCGCCTTGGgggaccctgctgggagtacgagactccCGATTGCCTCGCTCCCAAGGGTCaaaggaacgtgcaagcccacacaccacgacaaggtgatgatccagtgagTGAAAAGCACATTCAGAGGCACATTGTGCCTAACAATGGAGGTGGAACAGAGTCATTGTGGCTGCTAAGTGAACCATCTGCCCTAGGACTTCGCTCCAGCCCATGACAGAACTCAGActgtctcctcctttcctgcattccaatttatttattactacatttataccccaccttttctccaaggagctcaaggtggcatacatgcttCTTCCCCTTAGACAAACACTGGTGTAGGCTGGGTTGGGAGACAGTGACTGACTCAATGTCAAGCTGTGAACTTCCTGGCTGAGTCAGGATTTGATCTCTGGGCTCCCAGGTCCTCTCTTGCCACTACTCCACATTGGCTCAGTTGCCAAATCATTTCCTTAAATCCCCACCAAGACAGCTCCCAAGTGTTTGCTGCACACAGTGGTGGCTGGCTTTGTGATGCGGGTGGGGCTGCGGTCTTTTCCTGGCTTCCCAGCACTGTGTGATGCTGCCAGTTACTCAGGGGAAGTGGAGAAGGGCAGCAGGGTCCCAGAGCAGTGAGGGCACTACTGGCTGTACATTTAAGGAAGCATCTTTAGCCCTTGTCAGTGCCTATTGGGGAAGGATCTTTAGCTGCCAGCTGTACAACAGTCAAGTGAAACCACCTTCCTCTACATAGTTATGTGAACTGAAGACTTGGCTGGTATTGAATGTTCCAAGCACTGAGATATTAGCACTTACCAGGCGTTCATCCCTTGAGGGTCACGGACAATCCTCTTGACACAGTTAATATCATCTGTGATGTCATCATTTAAGAACGCTGGCAAAGATTTGTCAGAAAACAAAGGAGGTTACTGGGGATTCCTAAAATGCAAACCCCAGAATACAAACACCCCCAAGGCTgcaggggctgcctctgaagtgtGGAAAACCTTTTCCTAGAGATCCATCCAACTTTTGGGGAGCACTTAAAGCATTTTCCCCTTGAGCTGGCATTCAATCATTATAGCACCAAGCGGGGGATCCCTTCTAGTCAGCTGCATTCTAGCCAGAGAAAGAAATCAGTTCTTTATAAATAGCCCATCTCATGCTCCACCCAGACAAGCAAAGTCACAGTTCCAGAACACATTGCAACCCGGTAAAAGCAGGAGGATACAGAGCAGAGGCAGTGGGGCAGAGCATGGCCTAGTGAGAGCTCATGGCCTAGGGCATTGTTTCCCATTCTGTGGGTCACAGCCTGCAAGTGGGCAGGCAAACCAGTTGAAGTGGGTCGATTGCTTCCGtgcttccccccccacccccgttggaATACTTTGGTAAGGAGTAATAGGTCCTTTGTTTGCACAGCTGCCTGCCTCCAGATTACTTGAAATGAAAGGttgggaaaggaagaaaggatcTGTGGGGTTATACCTGTGTGCTccggctgctgctgcctgccagcaaGCAGTGAGAGTCTTGTTTGTCCCATGGTAAGTAAGGCTGAATGGAATGGAGGGGGGTGAGGAGGAACAGCAGGGATTCAGGATTCTGCTATCCACCAACCTTGTGCTGGGGATGTTTTGTTTAAAAGGGGTGGAAAAGTAAAGGAGAGGCTGAGGTCAGAGTCAGGGGAATGTTGCTGCCCACTAGGCGGCATTGTTGGCAGATGGTTCTCTATGAAGATGCTTTTTAGAGCTGGGATGTTAGTGCTCAAGTAATGTGCGTGTGACTGCGAGAGAGATGTGCAAGTTGTGTGAGGAAGGTGGGGGAGATGTATTTGTGATGTGTGTGTGATGGAAGAAGGGAGGGACAGATTTACATGTTGTTTCGTGCAAGTGAGAAAAAGGGGTTACATGTATGTGTGCTCAGAAGGGAAGATATGTATCTGAGTAAAGAGggagagcagtgtgtgtgtttgcgtgtgtgtgagaggggcTGAGGTCTAGGAGCCAGGGGGAGCCAGGGGGGCCATCGCCCTGGCACACATTTTTGAGGGTGTGCAATCAGGTATCCCCACGACAGGTACcgagccctggcagctgaggCACATCGGCAGGCAGGTTGGTCTGGTGGGCAGGTGGATGGAGGCAGCAGTCGAAGAGCCTGTTGGAAGCGGGCTCCATCCACCCTCTGTGGGGGCTCTGCATGCCACCCCTGGTGCCCGCCCCAACTGCCCAGTCCACCAAGGGAGGGGGGGGCGGCAACCCACACTACGCTGCTGGTGAGGGCAGAGGGATGGACACATGCACATGtggtgcatgagagagagaggcagacaagcacctgagcagagagagagaggcatatcTGAGTGATTGTATATCTGTGCAGTATAAGGTGGAGCGAGAGACACAAAACTTGCATGTATGCCTGTGGTCTGTATATGTGAGGGCATGTGTGTGCTCTTTGTGTATGCAATAGTGTCGTGCGGCTACCTTGTATAGATTTTCCTGGTACAAGGAGTGCTCCCTGGTGTTATTGGACAACAGCAGTACCAGTGTGTACGTTTGCATGTAAAAACAATATTAAGTGACACAGTCAGGACAAACAGGGCACAGCTGGCTTTCCATGATAAACATGAAGTTTGCAGGGAGGGAAGCAGCAATGACTGTACTGTACTTTCTGCAATTTTCCCTATGCTCACCCCAGTGGCTTTAACTCTAACAAATAAATGGAACCTATACTATGTGAAACATTTTGAATTTCATTATGTAGTTccaatttttattattaactgTGTCATTAAAAGTTCATCACAAATTCAACAAAGAAGGGGGCACAGGAAGAGAGAAGTGTTGGAAACACATTTTTAAGTTTATTAAGATATTAGTACCAGCATTTCTGGAAGTCCAAAATTCATTTGCCAATAAATCTGTAGTCACCATGTCTTGCAAATTTGGATTTGTGCGTCACCATACCAAAAACATTGGGGACCACTGACTAAGGACAGTCCTGAGAGCTGGACAGATACACCTGGGGTTGAAGGTATGGAGGTTgtggaattctttttttaaaaagtcttcatgTACCGTAAATTCAGCAGTTTTTTAGTGTGAAATTCTCCTGAATGACagctttgtatgcaattttttgTAATCTAATGtacttttgtatgcaatttttgtaAATATATCTATTTATAGGCATACTGTGCCCAATGCAGTTGGCTTGAGAAGTGCATTGGAAGATTAGAAGTGTGAGTTTTGAAGAATGTGCTGTGTCTTTTTCcgtgtattatttcagaaagtgcaaattaggtagattcaccttcaaatgtgaactgcATTAAAGAAGTGTAAGCTAGCATTCCCTGCAGTATCAAG
This genomic stretch from Podarcis muralis chromosome 11, rPodMur119.hap1.1, whole genome shotgun sequence harbors:
- the LOC114606806 gene encoding FANCD2 opposite strand protein-like; amino-acid sequence: MAGGYQLWAPWSPLDESLQWLRGARSVGTKHPFRSGQSPAAADLEVQLCFQGLSLVLEPGAKTGAGQPRPPGAAGETRGRSSSVHRPQVVRLSGLDSVFGHLVTAQPPRWTGSLRVSEPSAFSQVISPRQRWPRGLQEPQVRVAMAMCRQMLRAILLLYAVYKKCAFALQHSR